CCTTTTCCAGTCGGCGGATTGGAAGCAGGAAAAGCATGTTCCCGCCATTGAAGGACCGGAGACGGTGGCAAAAGGAGAGGTGGCTCTATTTCAGGTTACGGTTGGAAAGGAGATTCCCCATCCGAATACCACCGAGCACCACATCCGCTGGATCGCCCTCTACTTTACCCCTGAGGGAGAGAAGTTCCCCTATGAGCTTGGGAGGGTGGAGTTTACGGCTCATGGGGAGAGTGTGGCTG
This is a stretch of genomic DNA from Candidatus Caldatribacterium sp.. It encodes these proteins:
- a CDS encoding Neelaredoxin, whose amino-acid sequence is MAFPDLFQSADWKQEKHVPAIEGPETVAKGEVALFQVTVGKEIPHPNTTEHHIRWIALYFTPEGEKFPYELGRVEFTAHGESVA